Proteins from one Cystobacter ferrugineus genomic window:
- a CDS encoding terpene synthase family protein has protein sequence MNPPVPPMLFCPFPAQEYPRLRQLEEEALARWKGQLETPTQHVDLQKLRQGHFPLLLGRAHPNLPPERLSAALDFLIWNFSWNDLMNGVPLVWLQEQNWLALAVLQGATPARDALPSLWMLRDIRERLLGSTPRAWRERFIRACQWYFRGMIREARVRAEHLCLDVSSYVELRRLSAGTSMVFTQMEALEGVFLPEELLAHPALVQLTRTATDVMAWANDLFSLERDLRDDCHPNLVLSLRLERELPLDEALRAAAEMHDTAVRRFLVQERSLPSFGVHDAAVSRLVLGMRRWIRANLDWSLLTGRYPRTAASQCSRVA, from the coding sequence ATGAACCCCCCCGTCCCGCCCATGCTGTTCTGTCCATTCCCCGCGCAGGAATATCCCCGCCTGCGGCAACTCGAGGAGGAGGCCCTGGCGCGCTGGAAGGGCCAACTGGAGACGCCCACGCAGCACGTCGACCTCCAGAAGTTGCGCCAGGGTCACTTCCCCCTGTTGCTCGGCCGCGCTCATCCCAACCTGCCCCCGGAGCGGTTGAGCGCGGCGCTCGACTTCCTCATCTGGAACTTCTCCTGGAATGATCTGATGAACGGGGTGCCCCTGGTCTGGCTCCAGGAGCAGAACTGGCTGGCGCTGGCGGTGTTGCAGGGGGCCACGCCCGCGCGCGACGCGCTGCCCTCGCTGTGGATGCTCCGGGACATCCGCGAGCGGCTGCTCGGGTCCACGCCTCGCGCCTGGCGCGAGCGCTTCATCCGGGCCTGCCAGTGGTACTTCCGGGGGATGATTCGCGAGGCGCGGGTGCGCGCCGAGCACCTGTGCCTGGACGTGTCGTCCTACGTCGAGCTGCGCCGCCTGTCGGCGGGCACGTCCATGGTGTTCACCCAGATGGAGGCGCTCGAGGGCGTCTTCCTCCCGGAGGAACTCCTGGCCCATCCCGCGCTCGTGCAGCTCACGCGCACCGCCACGGATGTGATGGCCTGGGCCAACGATCTCTTCTCGCTGGAGCGCGATCTGCGGGACGACTGCCACCCGAACCTGGTGCTGTCGCTGCGGCTCGAGCGGGAACTGCCGTTGGACGAGGCGCTGCGCGCGGCGGCGGAGATGCACGACACGGCGGTGCGGCGCTTCCTCGTCCAGGAGCGCTCCCTGCCTTCGTTCGGCGTGCATGACGCCGCCGTGTCGCGGCTCGTGCTCGGGATGCGCCGGTGGATTCGCGCCAACCTCGACTGGTCGCTGCTGACGGGCCGCTATCCGCGGACCGCCGCGTCCCAGTGCTCGCGCGTGGCGTGA